The Sphingomonas sp. KR3-1 genome contains a region encoding:
- a CDS encoding RNA pseudouridine synthase: MFKDRVLFIDGEALVIDKPAGLPVDRPRDRSESLENLLDQLTFGFQRLPLPVHRLDRDTSGCLLLARNPKAMKRFAQAFEAGAVTKRYLAILDGVPAEESGTIDLALSKVSTREEGWRMTGDPKGKPSITRYKVMEQRDGKSLVAFYPETGRTHQIRVHAAEGLGVPVLGDPVYGRGGPAMMLHAIELTVPREGKDDIHATAPLPVRFHNAGFGRG; encoded by the coding sequence ATGTTCAAGGATCGCGTGCTCTTCATCGATGGCGAGGCTCTGGTGATCGACAAGCCTGCGGGCCTGCCGGTCGATCGTCCGCGGGACCGCTCCGAAAGCCTCGAGAACCTGCTCGACCAGCTGACCTTCGGTTTCCAGCGCCTGCCGCTGCCCGTCCACCGGCTCGACCGCGACACCAGCGGCTGCCTGCTGCTCGCCCGCAATCCCAAGGCGATGAAGCGCTTCGCCCAGGCCTTCGAGGCCGGCGCGGTGACCAAGCGCTATCTCGCCATCCTCGACGGCGTGCCTGCCGAGGAGAGCGGCACGATCGACCTCGCGCTGTCCAAGGTCTCGACCCGCGAGGAAGGCTGGCGGATGACTGGCGATCCCAAGGGCAAGCCCTCGATCACCCGCTACAAGGTGATGGAGCAGCGCGACGGCAAGAGCCTGGTTGCCTTCTATCCCGAGACCGGCCGCACCCACCAGATCCGCGTCCACGCCGCCGAGGGGCTGGGCGTGCCGGTGCTGGGCGATCCGGTCTATGGCCGGGGCGGGCCGGCGATGATGCTCCACGCCATCGAACTGACCGTGCCGCGCGAGGGCAAGGACGACATCCACGCTACCGCGCCGCTGCCGGTGCGCTTCCACAATGCCGGGTTCGGCCGTGGCTGA
- a CDS encoding mannan-binding lectin, whose amino-acid sequence MLARISCLALSAALLAGTASAVPANPHGAPAAAYQRVDGNNVGRVRHSGGGAFVETRPGRWVEFNEDGMLTHRFDETNRNRDAVNLYDPSRGVRVRLDLRRGDISGVPRNGPPRFLFRITDTDPRRTNGWGDNGGWGEGGWGRPGGRPGGGGGGNWGGPGNGGPGGPGGPGGPGGGWGSGGVIRDIEVGPLWNQGDADRKCRDTARNMRGEWTGQWHTTIPGRQSVCSIRFQR is encoded by the coding sequence ATGCTTGCACGAATTTCCTGTCTTGCCTTGTCCGCCGCATTGCTGGCCGGCACCGCCTCGGCGGTACCTGCCAACCCGCACGGGGCTCCGGCCGCTGCATATCAGCGGGTGGACGGCAACAATGTCGGCCGCGTCCGCCACAGCGGCGGCGGCGCCTTTGTCGAGACGCGTCCGGGCCGCTGGGTCGAGTTCAACGAGGACGGCATGCTCACGCACCGTTTCGACGAGACCAACCGCAACCGCGACGCCGTCAATCTCTACGATCCGTCGCGCGGCGTCCGCGTTCGCCTCGACCTGCGCCGCGGCGACATTTCGGGCGTGCCGCGCAATGGCCCGCCGCGCTTCCTGTTCCGCATCACCGATACCGATCCGCGCCGCACCAACGGCTGGGGCGACAATGGCGGCTGGGGTGAAGGCGGCTGGGGTCGTCCGGGCGGTCGTCCCGGCGGCGGCGGTGGCGGCAACTGGGGCGGCCCGGGCAATGGCGGTCCCGGTGGCCCGGGCGGTCCGGGTGGCCCCGGCGGCGGCTGGGGCAGCGGCGGCGTGATCCGCGACATCGAAGTCGGCCCGCTGTGGAACCAGGGCGACGCCGATCGCAAGTGCCGTGACACCGCCCGCAACATGCGCGGCGAGTGGACCGGCCAGTGGCACACCACGATCCCGGGCCGCCAGTCGGTCTGCTCGATCCGCTTCCAGCGCTAA
- a CDS encoding M15 family metallopeptidase, with protein sequence MRISALALLLLAPMAAHAAEDSPPPAAASARLFNHIAYAEADPATLMPVPSLTGCTMARETVFDLEQLLAAARAEGIDLGAVSCFRSVTYQRRVFCAGARDCDSVAALRARFVAPPGYSEHATGYAIDFVQRGGDCRAVKQCFALTAGGQWLMRRAPEFGFELSFPAGNKQGVGWEPWHWRWVGRRAVPWTQAARARFAPAQASYPALPAVTRADTKTAAGPEGRPPSLETAPGGGVYAVSTSRWGAAILLANSATLRP encoded by the coding sequence ATGCGTATCTCCGCCCTCGCCTTGTTGCTGCTCGCGCCGATGGCTGCCCATGCCGCGGAGGACTCGCCGCCGCCCGCCGCGGCTTCCGCGCGCCTGTTCAATCACATCGCCTATGCCGAGGCGGATCCGGCGACGCTGATGCCAGTGCCCAGCCTCACCGGCTGCACGATGGCGCGCGAAACCGTGTTCGACCTGGAGCAGTTGCTCGCCGCCGCCCGCGCCGAGGGGATCGACCTGGGCGCCGTTTCCTGCTTCCGCTCGGTTACCTACCAGCGCCGAGTGTTCTGCGCCGGCGCGCGCGACTGCGATTCGGTCGCGGCGCTGCGGGCGCGCTTCGTGGCACCGCCGGGCTATAGCGAGCATGCGACCGGTTATGCGATCGACTTCGTCCAGCGCGGCGGCGATTGCCGGGCGGTGAAGCAGTGCTTCGCGCTGACCGCGGGCGGCCAATGGCTGATGCGCCGCGCGCCGGAGTTCGGCTTCGAGCTCTCCTTCCCCGCCGGCAACAAGCAAGGCGTGGGCTGGGAGCCCTGGCACTGGCGCTGGGTTGGCCGCCGCGCGGTGCCGTGGACGCAGGCTGCCCGCGCCCGCTTCGCCCCGGCCCAGGCAAGCTACCCCGCGCTCCCCGCCGTCACCCGCGCAGATACCAAAACGGCGGCCGGACCCGAAGGTCGGCCGCCGTCCCTGGAGACCGCGCCAGGAGGGGGAGTTTACGCGGTCTCGACTTCGCGGTGGGGGGCCGCGATCTTGTTGGCCAATTCGGCGACCTTGCGGCCCTGA
- the wrbA gene encoding NAD(P)H:quinone oxidoreductase, whose translation MSKILVLYYSSYGHLAKMADAVAEGARSAGATVDVRRVPETAPFEVAQAAGFVADHSHPVLEDVNELANYDGIIVGAPTRFGRMASQMASFWDRAGGVWFQGQLNGKIGGAFTSTATQHGGQETTLFSIITNLLHFGLTIVGLDYGYQGQGGVDEVKGGSPYGATTISDSDGSRLPSQAELDGARYQGRKVAELANKIAAPHREVETA comes from the coding sequence ATGTCCAAGATCCTCGTTCTCTATTACTCGTCCTATGGTCACCTCGCGAAGATGGCCGACGCCGTCGCCGAGGGCGCCCGCAGCGCCGGCGCCACGGTGGATGTCCGCCGCGTGCCCGAGACCGCGCCGTTCGAAGTGGCGCAGGCCGCCGGCTTTGTCGCCGATCACAGCCACCCGGTGCTCGAGGACGTCAACGAGCTCGCCAATTATGACGGCATCATCGTCGGTGCGCCGACCCGCTTCGGCCGGATGGCGAGCCAGATGGCATCGTTCTGGGATCGCGCCGGCGGCGTCTGGTTCCAGGGCCAGCTGAATGGCAAGATCGGCGGCGCCTTCACCTCGACCGCGACCCAGCATGGCGGCCAGGAGACGACGCTCTTCTCGATCATCACCAACCTGCTGCACTTCGGGCTGACGATCGTCGGCCTCGACTATGGCTATCAGGGCCAGGGCGGCGTCGACGAAGTGAAGGGCGGCTCGCCCTACGGCGCGACCACCATCTCGGACTCGGACGGCAGCCGCCTGCCGAGCCAGGCCGAGCTGGACGGCGCCCGCTATCAGGGCCGCAAGGTCGCCGAATTGGCCAACAAGATCGCGGCCCCCCACCGCGAAGTCGAGACCGCGTAA
- a CDS encoding pirin family protein, which translates to MIDKRPFESLGHANHGWLNARHHFSFADYYDPSRMSWGALRVWNDDEIAAGAGFPPHPHEDMEIITYVRKGAITHQDSMGNKGRTGAGDVQVMSAGTGVRHAEYNLEPEQTTLFQIWIMPRERGGQPSWGAKPFPKGDRSGKFVTLASGFAEDEDALPIRADARVLGATLKAGESVTHQVGANRHAYLVPAVGTIEIDGERVNARDGAALTSGQTYTITAIEDAEIVLVDSE; encoded by the coding sequence ATGATCGACAAACGACCTTTCGAGAGTCTCGGCCATGCCAACCATGGCTGGCTCAATGCCCGCCACCATTTCAGCTTCGCCGACTATTATGATCCGAGCCGCATGAGCTGGGGTGCGCTGCGCGTCTGGAACGACGATGAGATTGCCGCCGGCGCTGGCTTCCCGCCGCACCCGCACGAGGACATGGAGATCATCACCTATGTCCGTAAGGGCGCGATCACGCACCAGGACTCGATGGGCAACAAGGGCCGCACCGGCGCCGGCGATGTCCAGGTGATGAGTGCGGGCACCGGCGTGCGCCATGCCGAGTACAACCTCGAGCCGGAGCAGACGACGCTCTTCCAGATCTGGATCATGCCGCGCGAGCGGGGCGGCCAGCCGAGCTGGGGCGCCAAGCCGTTTCCAAAGGGCGATCGCTCGGGCAAGTTCGTGACGCTCGCCAGCGGCTTTGCCGAGGATGAGGACGCGCTGCCGATCCGGGCCGATGCCCGGGTGCTCGGCGCCACGCTCAAGGCCGGCGAGAGCGTCACCCACCAAGTGGGTGCCAATCGTCACGCCTATCTGGTCCCCGCGGTCGGCACGATCGAGATCGACGGCGAGCGCGTGAATGCCCGAGACGGGGCCGCGCTGACCAGTGGCCAGACCTACACCATCACCGCGATCGAGGACGCCGAAATCGTCCTGGTCGACAGCGAATAA